The genomic stretch AAGAGAAGCAGATGATAATAGATATATCATGATGGCAACTCGCAATGGCTATGTCAAAAAGTGTGCTTTGGATGAATTTTTGAATATACGTAAAGGGGGTCTTGTGGCGATTACACTTAAGGAGGATGACCAATTGATACAGGCCCAGCTAACTGATGGCAATAAGGAGATAATAATGGCGTCTCATAAGGGAATGGCTATCAGGTTCCATGAGTCTGAAGTGAGGCCTATGGGAAGAACAGCTATGGGAGTAAAGGGTATGGAGCTTGAGGAAGGAGACCATGTAATTGGTATGGAGCTCGTGAGAGAAGGGGCTTATGTGCTCTCGATAAGCGAAAACGGATACGGGAAAAAGACGCGTGTTGACGAATATAGGGTACAAGGTCGAGGTGGGAAAGGTATCATCACCATGAACATCACTAAAAAGACGGGGAAATTAGTGGCTTTAAAAGTGGTTACAGACGATGATGATTTGATGATCATCAATTCCGAAGGGACAGTTATACGAATAGACTCCAGAGAAGTTGCCAACACTGGCAGGAACACCCAAGGAGTTATACTGATGAAGCTGGATGAAGGTGCCTCAGTGGTTTCTGTTGCAAAGGTAAAACGTTCGGAGGAATGATGGGGTTGATGTACCTGCTAATAATTTAAAAAATGAATTTGATATATATGGAAATTGGGAAACAGAGGTGATATAATTTACCAATGATAATTTTTATACATCAAATCAAAACAATGTGGGAGGCATATTTATGAGTGGTATTCAGTTTATAAGGAACCAAAATCCAAAGCCAAAGCCCAAAAGCGATGAGCTTAAATTTGGCATTATGTTTACTGATCACATGTTTGTCATGGACTATAACACGGAGAAAGGGTGGCATGACCCTAGGATAGTACCTTATGGTCCTATAAGCCTTGAGCCGTCTGCTATGGTATTTCATTATGGCCAAGCCATTTTTGAAGGTTTAAAGGCGTACAGGAATATAAGGGGAGAAGTGGTTACATTCCGTCCCATGGATAACATTGCGAGGTTAAACAGGTCGGCTGAGAGGTTGTGTATTCCCCAAGTGGATGAACAGCTTCTATGGGAAGGTTTGAAGATGCTGCTTGAGATCGAAAGAGATTGGGTTCCTGATGCAGAAGGGACAGCACTTTATATAAGGCCTTTTATCATTGCCACTGACCCTTATCTTGGCGTAAGGCCGTCAAATACTTATAAGCTGTTTATTATACTCTCCCCTGTGGGCGCATACTACGCTGAAGGGTTTAAGCCTGTGAAGATATATGTTACCGACAAGTATGTGCGAGCTGCCAAAGGCGGTTTAGGATATACAAAAGCTGCTGCTAATTACGCTGCCAGCCTTTATGCTGCTGAAGAAGCTAAGAAAAAAGGATATACGCAAGTATTATGGTTGGATGCATGTCATCATAGGTATGTAGAGGAAGTTGGTACCATGAACATCTTCTTCAAAATA from Caldicoprobacter guelmensis encodes the following:
- a CDS encoding branched-chain amino acid aminotransferase: MSGIQFIRNQNPKPKPKSDELKFGIMFTDHMFVMDYNTEKGWHDPRIVPYGPISLEPSAMVFHYGQAIFEGLKAYRNIRGEVVTFRPMDNIARLNRSAERLCIPQVDEQLLWEGLKMLLEIERDWVPDAEGTALYIRPFIIATDPYLGVRPSNTYKLFIILSPVGAYYAEGFKPVKIYVTDKYVRAAKGGLGYTKAAANYAASLYAAEEAKKKGYTQVLWLDACHHRYVEEVGTMNIFFKIDGVIVTPTLEGGSILPGITRDSVITLARSMGYKVEERLISIEEVFEAHEKGELEEVFGTGTAAVISPVGELNWNDRIIQINGGQVGEFSKLMYDKLTGIQYGKEEDRFGWVKKIC